GAATAAAGGTGAGTGTGGATATTGCAACTCGGATAGACAACTGAAGGTCTCAAGTGTGCAGCCGCATTTTGGTGAGGAGGCGGTGCTCGTCGGAACTAAAGGCTCTGGTACTATATTTCTAACTAACTGTAATCTCGGCTGTGTGTATTGCCAGAACTATGATATAAGCCATCTTGGATACGGACGCGTGATGAGTGAAGCGGAACTTGCAGATTGTATGCTATCATTGCAGAACCGCGGCTGTCATAACATCAACCTCGTCACTCCCACTCATTTCACACCACAGATAGTGAATGCATTGAAGATCGCGATAGAGAAGGGGCTTCATATACCTCTGGTCTATAATTGTGGCGGTTACGAATCGAAGCGTACCATCGAGCTACTTGATGGCATTGTGGATATCTATATGCCGGACATGAAGTATGGAGAAGAAGCTAATGCGGAACGATACTCAAATGCAGGTGATTATTTTTACAGGTGTAAAGAAGCGGTGAAGGAGATGCATGCACAGGTCGGTGATTTGAAGCTGGATGATAGGGGGCTCGCATGGCGTGGACTGTTGATACGGCATCTGGTACTACCGAACGGACTGGCAGGCTCTGAAGCTGTTATGAAGTTCATTGCTACCGAGATATCAAAGCACTCGTATGTGAACATAATGGCACAGTACAGACCTATGTATAAGGCATACGAGTATAAGGAGCTGAGCAGATGGATAACAATGGATGAATATCGTGAAGCGATAAGCATCGCGAGACGATAT
The nucleotide sequence above comes from Methanophagales archaeon. Encoded proteins:
- a CDS encoding radical SAM protein, with amino-acid sequence MAATRVISLMLFMEGIMAPRLDRLGKDEEREKPVPVYLETYARGELDVKIEQLEAILDECTLCPRECGVNRNKGECGYCNSDRQLKVSSVQPHFGEEAVLVGTKGSGTIFLTNCNLGCVYCQNYDISHLGYGRVMSEAELADCMLSLQNRGCHNINLVTPTHFTPQIVNALKIAIEKGLHIPLVYNCGGYESKRTIELLDGIVDIYMPDMKYGEEANAERYSNAGDYFYRCKEAVKEMHAQVGDLKLDDRGLAWRGLLIRHLVLPNGLAGSEAVMKFIATEISKHSYVNIMAQYRPMYKAYEYKELSRWITMDEYREAISIARRYGLHIGFSI